In Thermodesulfobacteriota bacterium, a single genomic region encodes these proteins:
- a CDS encoding sigma-70 family RNA polymerase sigma factor, giving the protein MKSAKSAHERMISVLSLKNKAGWGVERSVSELPDEELVSLFVAGRDEEAFNELVNRYGDKVFRLAYRITNNQNDAEEILQEVFLILVEKLATFRKESRFSTWLYRVASNASFMYIRNSRRSSDRVLSLDDYKPYNDYGVLDGVEERDWSGRPDSELLGKEGRNVIEKAIGELPEEYRVVFHMKDIEKMTSKEISSILKLSVPAVKSRVLRARLFLRDKLSEYYSELDNG; this is encoded by the coding sequence ATGAAGTCCGCTAAATCTGCTCATGAAAGGATGATCTCGGTATTGAGTCTCAAGAATAAAGCCGGCTGGGGTGTCGAGCGCAGCGTAAGCGAGCTTCCCGACGAGGAGCTCGTGAGCCTGTTCGTCGCCGGAAGGGACGAAGAAGCATTCAACGAGCTCGTGAACAGGTATGGGGACAAGGTTTTCAGGCTCGCCTATAGGATAACGAATAATCAGAACGATGCCGAAGAAATACTTCAGGAGGTTTTTCTCATACTCGTGGAAAAGCTGGCTACATTCAGGAAAGAATCCAGGTTTTCGACCTGGCTTTACAGGGTAGCCTCGAACGCGAGCTTCATGTATATAAGGAATTCGAGAAGGAGCAGCGACAGGGTGCTGAGCCTGGACGACTATAAGCCCTATAACGATTACGGTGTGCTCGACGGTGTCGAGGAGAGGGACTGGAGCGGCAGGCCTGATTCCGAGCTCCTCGGAAAGGAGGGTAGAAACGTTATAGAAAAAGCCATAGGCGAGCTGCCGGAAGAGTACCGGGTGGTCTTTCACATGAAGGATATTGAAAAAATGACGAGTAAAGAAATATCAAGCATATTGAAGCTTTCGGTGCCGGCGGTGAAATCGAGGGTGTTAAGAGCGAGGCTCTTCCTGAGGGATAAGCTTTCGGAATACTATTCGGAGCTAGATAACGGCTAG
- the grxD gene encoding Grx4 family monothiol glutaredoxin: MEDVQKKIESQIANNKVILFMKGTREMPQCGFSAKVVQILNSYGVDYETVDVLADPEIRQGIKEYSQWPTIPQLFVGGKFIGGCDICVEMDESGELEPILKEAVRE, from the coding sequence ATGGAAGACGTGCAAAAGAAAATAGAATCGCAGATCGCGAACAACAAAGTGATTTTATTTATGAAGGGAACGAGGGAAATGCCTCAGTGCGGTTTTTCGGCGAAAGTCGTGCAGATATTGAACTCCTACGGCGTCGATTATGAGACCGTCGACGTGCTTGCGGACCCCGAGATCAGACAGGGAATCAAGGAGTATTCCCAGTGGCCAACGATCCCCCAGCTGTTCGTCGGCGGAAAGTTCATAGGCGGGTGCGATATATGCGTCGAAATGGACGAGTCGGGCGAGCTCGAACCCATACTCAAGGAAGCCGTGCGGGAATAA
- a CDS encoding BolA family protein yields the protein MIEAGMPGSSVDVDGDGTHFEAVIVSSEFNGKTLLERHQLVYKVLGDAMKERIHALSLKTYTPEQREKIK from the coding sequence ATGATTGAGGCCGGAATGCCGGGTTCTTCCGTCGATGTGGACGGGGACGGGACGCATTTCGAAGCGGTAATCGTATCAAGCGAATTTAACGGAAAGACACTGCTCGAGCGCCACCAGCTAGTATATAAGGTCCTGGGCGACGCCATGAAGGAAAGGATCCACGCGCTATCGCTCAAGACCTACACCCCCGAACAGCGGGAAAAGATTAAATAG
- a CDS encoding peptide chain release factor-like protein, with protein MSKFGVSPAKEKALIERMAELGIRENDLEETFLKSGGPGGQNVNKVSTCVRLKHIPTGLVVRADKERSQGLNRFLARRVLVSKIEETVSGRPSPGAIKREKLRKQKKRRERRARSKSLPE; from the coding sequence ATGAGCAAGTTCGGCGTCAGCCCCGCGAAGGAGAAAGCCCTCATTGAAAGGATGGCCGAGCTTGGAATACGCGAAAACGACCTGGAGGAGACGTTTCTCAAATCGGGGGGGCCGGGCGGACAGAACGTCAACAAGGTCTCTACATGTGTCCGGCTGAAGCATATCCCGACTGGATTAGTGGTAAGGGCGGATAAAGAACGCTCACAGGGGCTCAATCGTTTTCTCGCCCGGAGGGTGCTCGTATCGAAGATCGAAGAAACGGTGTCAGGCAGGCCGTCGCCTGGGGCGATCAAGAGGGAGAAACTCCGGAAGCAGAAGAAGAGGAGGGAGAGGAGAGCCAGATCTAAGTCCCTACCGGAATGA
- a CDS encoding glycosyltransferase family 39 protein — translation MTLKGLLNSQSVWLFLIMLLIFALRLPVADVSVIDWDESVYFTIAQDVANGGVPYKTSWDTKGPFLFFAFVPVILLFDESIAALRIYTTLYLLLSMFFVYLLARRFFQGFTSLIPPLIYGLSFTTPGMGGLASNGELFMMLPVILALLCFLDYEKKGGLTLLFLSGFFTAAAFFTKGTAVFSAFVVPLFIIYRNVKHRRFDIKSFIKESASYSLGVLSIVSVLTIYFSIHGAVYDFYYTYFVINGRYVGAVSFREAVDNLYYFIYGAVVWSRDFTTLLATVSSLVILIQLFRRKFGDEGKRSLLFIAALTVLSLVGVLWGRRMFPHYYLQMSLSFSLLTALGVSKLGLGGKYVQALIVILAAVFLVHYPVTETIRYVKNEDKVWFEADTSYAVADYIRSNTSEDDTILVIGGQPIVQFLSDRRAPIKDFWWPNHHEVLFEILNLKETVPPALNANKPEYFVVYEGKHEGQITRIDYIDEFISDNYYLEKEIGGYKLYRVRE, via the coding sequence ATGACACTTAAAGGCTTGTTAAACAGCCAGTCCGTCTGGCTATTCCTGATAATGCTTCTGATTTTCGCACTTAGGCTGCCGGTCGCGGACGTCTCGGTGATAGACTGGGACGAGTCCGTTTACTTTACTATCGCCCAGGACGTAGCTAACGGGGGAGTGCCTTATAAGACCTCCTGGGACACAAAAGGCCCTTTTCTATTCTTCGCGTTCGTCCCCGTGATCCTCCTCTTCGACGAAAGCATCGCCGCGCTTCGCATCTATACCACGCTCTATCTTCTTCTATCCATGTTCTTCGTCTATTTGTTGGCCCGGAGGTTCTTTCAGGGCTTTACATCCCTTATCCCGCCTTTAATCTACGGCCTGAGTTTTACGACGCCGGGTATGGGAGGGCTGGCCTCAAACGGCGAGCTCTTCATGATGCTTCCAGTAATTCTGGCTCTTCTCTGTTTTCTGGATTATGAGAAAAAAGGGGGATTGACGCTTTTATTCCTGAGCGGATTTTTTACGGCGGCTGCTTTCTTTACGAAGGGCACAGCGGTGTTCTCAGCCTTCGTAGTGCCTCTGTTTATAATTTACAGGAACGTTAAACACCGAAGGTTCGATATAAAATCGTTCATAAAGGAATCGGCCTCGTACTCCCTGGGCGTCCTGTCGATAGTATCGGTCCTCACCATATATTTTTCGATTCACGGAGCCGTATACGATTTCTATTATACGTATTTCGTTATCAACGGCAGATACGTAGGGGCTGTTTCGTTCAGGGAAGCGGTAGATAACCTGTACTATTTTATTTACGGTGCTGTCGTATGGAGCCGAGACTTCACGACGCTCCTGGCCACCGTTTCGTCGTTAGTCATCCTGATTCAGCTTTTTAGGCGGAAGTTCGGCGACGAGGGAAAAAGGTCTCTCCTGTTCATCGCAGCTCTAACGGTTCTCTCGCTCGTCGGAGTGCTCTGGGGAAGGCGTATGTTTCCGCACTATTACCTTCAAATGAGCCTGTCTTTCTCTCTATTGACCGCTCTCGGCGTCTCGAAGCTCGGGCTCGGTGGAAAATACGTCCAGGCGCTGATCGTCATACTCGCGGCGGTGTTCCTGGTCCACTACCCCGTAACGGAGACGATCCGGTACGTGAAGAACGAAGACAAGGTGTGGTTCGAAGCGGACACAAGCTACGCGGTCGCCGATTATATAAGAAGCAATACTTCGGAGGATGACACCATTCTCGTTATCGGCGGGCAGCCTATAGTACAATTCCTTTCAGACAGAAGGGCGCCTATAAAAGACTTCTGGTGGCCCAATCACCACGAAGTCCTCTTCGAGATATTAAATCTTAAGGAAACGGTGCCGCCGGCGTTAAACGCCAACAAGCCCGAATATTTCGTTGTCTATGAAGGTAAACACGAAGGGCAGATAACCCGCATCGACTATATCGACGAGTTCATCAGCGATAATTATTATCTCGAGAAAGAGATCGGCGGATACAAGCTGTACAGGGTGAGGGAATAG
- a CDS encoding pentapeptide repeat-containing protein produces the protein MTRIRKYFPLIIFIIPVTAILLILGPTRFNKPVKGSSDSLSVRTENDFVTDPGLVALPGEDIVAVLLESQDCSVLEKDTGGKGYDIIPYRYTAPMEQTFCWDDRNKGAGHYMVLVDDEGVEVLQVNANGECATGTVEAGDYEMRVFHDEETEKNVAVFIVPENNKSTLSTASDETLENISTFLDTDRCVGCDLSGANLYNADLSGVDLEGAKLNDAILANADLSGANLKGAELKNADLTGAKLKGAALAGADLTNAVLINSDLSDADLTAANMEGADVTGANVTDAQLSGAVTTGIVRNNIDTGEEIKPRVHEDMVSTVTCTTGAIAAGTGEDLDVTGPCTVGAGTYHYRNVHIYNGGSLTFEDAVIHFWAYNILVENNGSLIAGSVTTPIGAAGGKLTIHLYGEDQGNGGKGVLCKTGDMCGVDTNIWNNDHTSKQSLPGPVSDFFYQYHHLPVDSGDTHGYFGYKTLAVSYGGTLRLFGKKGALYPDTAPSPSDSGMSWVRLNGTVNVGATQLTVDRPVDWGVGDRIVITTTDYLPAHSEVLEIIAPPVSSTTFNFKVINPFTGAEIPGGLKYRHHGVTYPLTAIPTSYGINIKVNGQPAAETRAAVALLSRSIRIVSGGDTFNAANPTCEYDCLSSSPATYHFGGHTSVRQGAKEVKIQGVEFYQLGQGGRLGHYPVHFHIARQVPDGTFVKDSSIWDSMTRFITIHATQGVTLARNVGFMSIGHGFYLEDGTEINNKLYSNIGILARAAVNNPQNPRQVPGILAWSGNPGAPLVPYNSDIYNPTVFWIMNGWNDFEYNMAAGATGCGVCYWLLSGANSGASQGMKWESYASMQSGPVKTVDMKTYEENFGRAGMTPLKSFVGNYCTSAMMSFNTVGATDSCIGVSSFTPLTNPLAETPAGDKNMETYYPKVDPGGGRFATRCDGTDCGPTAIPNRCSTGDRSKCMVTVLDRYTSSFHWPQQNFAAIWLRPQWYLYINSFLSDVQNGGLGFVTGGDYTLASVIPGLWQLATKSVFVGHTQTDNPLSSNAGPFNPLKSTDMKISGLVCDNGDANHCRSAAEGISMPIDNFGVNQRFYNIYDGPNYQDTNAYLDITETNLNPVCQPGNCPQFGPGIGMPAWMYTRVIGVPVNKTKNACVLPNAAIGWKQPNGFFYPPAFHSEKLYFHNVDIRHYVLEPLWDAGTYTTNEDKVKTDYCTFPASNMFGNFSSVDRQTVLNDDDGSLTGLLSPPVPAKGETISVNLDPFFNAPIEATECESFNTAKTSPYEYLSTIIYPGCVGNKDCGAKCAIDQKPCLDNSNCGGVCKIDHKSCSTNNDCNLSNPDNTCDFGLNACNLNVSYWSRPCTNASCYGVPLERQLLTSADNPDLSTTGIRMAGMDLYQRSMMTLNDGVYYIDTTVSEAEQRKTAQNLNVFKPGDTYYVFFLYAKPSTKQTYQIYVGTGLNLDTDVNIVRANIAGFPIMFPAGPADWGSVGWTKNYDSNTGILTVTVDMSSFATEFADTKKDFCQPASFCTLTGDTCGCSTSLPSDQLAACQAGNICGKWAGKDIDCPKGGCLGFSFKLPNPGFVADNKGNILQPTGHRPKPVCFPNEAPWNISLTRASVEVAGSCSTTPIDNPKFCSPGVPPPPPPPTEPPPPPPPPPPGADKDNDGVGDDVDSDGDNDGIPNSMESSSSATNVLSSTRLTILNDPDGDGIPNEFDLDSDGDGIPDHFEAGGNNDANRDGLADNHIDTDGDGHHDAHDPETGGALLPLHDTDGDDIPDFLDTDSDGDGVTDTNETAGCVDADGDGEHDNSGDSNSDGLPDSVHPATGAPCGLIDSDGDGIFDHLDAVHDGGGVEDDGGGNCAIAGTGSGKGSLAGLLLAYSLIPASILVRRKMRS, from the coding sequence GTGACGAGGATAAGGAAATACTTCCCTCTCATTATTTTCATAATTCCGGTAACAGCGATTTTATTAATCTTAGGACCGACCAGGTTCAACAAGCCCGTAAAGGGGAGCTCCGATTCTCTGAGCGTTCGGACAGAGAACGACTTCGTTACGGACCCCGGACTTGTAGCCCTGCCCGGGGAGGACATAGTGGCTGTGCTTCTGGAATCCCAGGACTGCAGCGTTCTCGAGAAAGACACCGGGGGTAAGGGTTACGACATAATCCCGTATAGATATACGGCGCCGATGGAGCAGACGTTCTGCTGGGACGACCGGAACAAGGGTGCGGGGCATTACATGGTGCTGGTAGACGACGAGGGCGTTGAGGTTCTTCAAGTTAATGCGAACGGGGAATGCGCTACGGGGACGGTGGAGGCCGGGGATTACGAGATGAGGGTGTTCCACGACGAGGAGACGGAGAAGAACGTGGCCGTGTTCATAGTGCCCGAGAACAACAAATCTACTCTCAGCACTGCGTCGGACGAGACGCTCGAGAATATATCAACCTTTCTCGATACGGACAGGTGCGTGGGGTGTGATCTTTCTGGGGCGAACCTTTACAATGCCGATCTCAGCGGAGTGGACCTTGAGGGGGCGAAGCTTAATGACGCGATATTGGCTAATGCGGATCTGAGCGGAGCAAACCTGAAAGGGGCTGAGCTTAAGAACGCTGACCTGACGGGGGCTAAGCTGAAGGGGGCGGCGCTTGCAGGAGCGGACCTCACGAACGCGGTTCTAATAAACTCGGACCTTTCGGACGCGGACCTCACCGCGGCCAACATGGAGGGCGCGGACGTAACGGGGGCTAACGTCACGGACGCTCAACTTTCAGGGGCGGTTACGACAGGGATAGTACGAAATAATATTGACACGGGTGAAGAGATTAAACCGAGGGTCCACGAGGACATGGTTTCAACCGTCACCTGCACTACTGGTGCAATAGCCGCCGGAACGGGGGAGGACCTCGATGTCACGGGCCCGTGCACGGTCGGCGCGGGGACTTACCACTACCGCAACGTTCATATATATAACGGCGGCTCGCTCACTTTCGAGGACGCCGTAATTCATTTCTGGGCTTACAACATACTTGTGGAAAATAACGGGAGCCTAATTGCGGGTTCTGTAACAACTCCTATCGGCGCAGCCGGCGGTAAACTGACGATTCATTTATACGGCGAGGACCAGGGCAACGGCGGAAAAGGCGTTCTCTGCAAAACGGGCGACATGTGCGGCGTGGATACCAACATATGGAACAACGACCATACGAGCAAGCAGAGCCTGCCCGGTCCGGTATCCGACTTCTTCTACCAGTACCATCACCTGCCTGTTGACTCGGGCGATACTCATGGCTACTTCGGGTACAAGACTCTCGCGGTCTCTTACGGCGGGACTTTGAGATTGTTCGGAAAGAAGGGGGCACTTTATCCCGATACAGCTCCCTCGCCTTCCGATTCCGGAATGAGCTGGGTGCGTCTAAACGGCACGGTCAACGTCGGAGCCACGCAGCTTACGGTCGACCGTCCCGTCGATTGGGGAGTCGGGGACAGGATCGTGATCACTACGACCGACTATCTCCCCGCGCATTCCGAGGTCCTCGAAATAATAGCGCCGCCAGTCAGCAGTACGACGTTTAATTTCAAGGTCATAAACCCGTTCACGGGCGCGGAAATACCCGGCGGGCTGAAGTACAGGCACCACGGCGTCACTTACCCCCTGACCGCGATACCTACTTCATACGGAATAAACATCAAGGTCAACGGCCAGCCGGCCGCCGAGACAAGGGCTGCAGTTGCGCTGCTGTCGCGCAGCATACGCATAGTTTCGGGGGGCGACACTTTCAACGCCGCGAACCCCACGTGTGAATACGACTGCCTCAGCAGCTCCCCCGCGACCTATCACTTCGGGGGCCACACGAGCGTGAGACAAGGGGCTAAAGAGGTCAAGATACAGGGCGTCGAGTTTTACCAGCTCGGGCAGGGCGGGAGGCTCGGACACTATCCGGTCCACTTCCACATAGCGAGGCAAGTTCCGGACGGCACTTTCGTGAAGGACTCCTCCATATGGGATTCGATGACCCGGTTTATCACCATACATGCGACCCAGGGCGTTACGCTCGCGAGAAACGTGGGTTTCATGTCCATAGGCCACGGTTTTTATCTCGAGGACGGCACGGAGATAAACAACAAGCTCTATTCGAATATAGGCATACTTGCGCGCGCGGCGGTAAACAACCCTCAGAACCCGCGCCAGGTGCCGGGCATACTCGCCTGGAGCGGGAACCCCGGCGCTCCGCTGGTTCCTTATAATTCGGATATCTACAATCCAACCGTTTTCTGGATCATGAACGGGTGGAACGATTTCGAATATAACATGGCCGCGGGCGCAACCGGGTGCGGCGTGTGCTACTGGCTCCTTTCCGGCGCCAACAGCGGCGCTTCGCAGGGCATGAAGTGGGAATCCTACGCCTCGATGCAGAGCGGCCCGGTCAAGACGGTAGACATGAAGACGTACGAGGAAAATTTCGGCAGGGCAGGGATGACGCCTCTTAAATCGTTCGTAGGCAACTACTGCACGTCGGCAATGATGTCCTTCAATACCGTGGGAGCCACTGATTCATGCATAGGCGTGAGCAGCTTCACTCCGCTTACCAACCCGCTGGCCGAGACGCCGGCAGGGGATAAAAACATGGAAACCTATTACCCGAAGGTCGACCCCGGAGGCGGACGCTTCGCCACCAGGTGCGACGGCACTGACTGCGGCCCGACGGCGATACCGAACAGGTGCAGCACCGGCGACCGGAGCAAGTGCATGGTCACTGTACTCGACAGGTACACTTCGTCCTTCCACTGGCCTCAGCAGAATTTCGCCGCGATATGGCTCCGTCCGCAGTGGTACCTCTATATAAATAGCTTCCTCTCAGACGTGCAGAACGGCGGGCTCGGCTTCGTTACCGGAGGGGACTATACGCTTGCGAGCGTAATCCCGGGTCTCTGGCAGCTTGCGACGAAATCCGTCTTCGTAGGACATACACAGACCGATAACCCTCTCTCTTCGAACGCAGGGCCGTTCAACCCGCTCAAGAGCACAGACATGAAGATTTCCGGCCTTGTCTGCGACAACGGCGATGCCAACCACTGCAGGTCGGCAGCGGAGGGTATAAGCATGCCGATCGACAATTTCGGCGTGAATCAGCGTTTCTACAACATATACGACGGCCCCAATTACCAGGACACGAACGCGTACCTCGACATAACGGAAACAAATCTCAACCCGGTGTGCCAGCCGGGCAATTGTCCCCAGTTCGGACCGGGAATCGGCATGCCTGCATGGATGTATACGCGGGTTATAGGAGTACCTGTAAACAAGACGAAGAACGCGTGTGTCCTGCCGAACGCGGCTATAGGATGGAAACAGCCGAACGGATTTTTCTATCCCCCTGCTTTCCATTCGGAGAAGCTTTATTTCCACAATGTGGACATACGACATTATGTGCTTGAGCCTCTTTGGGATGCCGGTACATATACAACGAATGAGGATAAAGTCAAAACGGATTACTGCACGTTTCCAGCAAGCAATATGTTCGGAAACTTCAGCAGTGTCGACAGGCAGACCGTGCTAAACGACGACGACGGGTCGCTCACCGGACTATTGAGTCCCCCTGTTCCCGCCAAGGGTGAAACTATTTCAGTGAACCTCGACCCCTTCTTTAACGCACCGATTGAAGCAACTGAGTGCGAGTCCTTCAACACCGCAAAAACGAGTCCGTACGAGTACCTATCTACCATTATTTATCCGGGTTGTGTGGGGAACAAGGACTGCGGCGCAAAGTGCGCCATCGACCAGAAGCCGTGCCTCGATAACAGCAACTGCGGCGGGGTTTGCAAGATCGACCACAAGTCATGCTCCACTAACAACGATTGCAATTTGAGTAATCCGGACAATACGTGCGACTTTGGCCTCAATGCGTGTAATCTCAATGTTTCTTACTGGTCAAGGCCATGTACTAACGCATCCTGCTACGGTGTCCCTCTGGAGAGGCAGCTCTTGACGTCAGCGGACAATCCTGATTTGTCCACAACGGGAATCCGAATGGCCGGGATGGATCTCTATCAGAGGAGCATGATGACGCTCAACGACGGCGTTTATTACATTGATACGACGGTTTCGGAGGCCGAGCAGAGAAAGACCGCGCAGAACCTGAACGTGTTTAAGCCGGGGGATACATACTATGTGTTCTTCCTCTACGCCAAGCCGAGCACGAAGCAGACATACCAGATATACGTGGGCACAGGGCTTAACCTTGACACCGATGTCAACATCGTACGTGCCAACATTGCCGGTTTTCCGATCATGTTCCCTGCAGGACCGGCCGACTGGGGCAGCGTCGGGTGGACGAAGAATTACGACAGCAATACTGGCATACTGACCGTCACTGTCGATATGAGCTCGTTCGCTACGGAATTCGCAGACACAAAGAAAGATTTCTGCCAGCCGGCGAGCTTCTGCACCCTGACCGGGGATACATGCGGATGCTCGACCTCGCTCCCGAGTGACCAGCTTGCGGCTTGCCAGGCGGGCAATATATGCGGCAAGTGGGCGGGAAAGGATATAGACTGTCCCAAGGGCGGGTGCCTCGGTTTCTCGTTCAAACTCCCGAATCCGGGTTTCGTCGCGGACAATAAGGGGAATATCCTCCAACCCACGGGACACCGCCCAAAGCCTGTGTGCTTCCCGAACGAGGCTCCCTGGAATATAAGCCTGACGCGCGCGTCTGTTGAAGTCGCGGGCTCGTGCTCGACTACGCCGATAGACAATCCCAAGTTCTGCTCGCCGGGTGTTCCGCCTCCACCTCCGCCTCCGACCGAGCCTCCACCTCCGCCCCCGCCTCCTCCCCCAGGCGCTGATAAGGACAACGACGGAGTTGGGGACGACGTTGATTCCGACGGTGATAACGACGGCATTCCTAACAGCATGGAATCGTCATCGAGCGCTACAAACGTATTGAGCTCGACGCGCCTGACGATACTCAACGACCCCGACGGGGACGGGATACCGAACGAGTTCGACCTTGATTCGGACGGGGACGGCATCCCCGACCACTTCGAAGCGGGCGGGAACAACGATGCGAACAGGGACGGACTTGCGGACAACCATATTGATACGGACGGGGACGGCCACCACGACGCGCACGATCCCGAAACGGGCGGCGCTCTCCTGCCGCTCCACGACACGGACGGGGACGATATACCGGACTTCCTGGATACGGATTCGGACGGGGACGGCGTTACAGACACGAATGAAACTGCGGGCTGTGTGGATGCGGACGGGGACGGTGAGCACGATAATTCCGGTGATTCGAACAGTGACGGACTTCCGGACAGCGTTCATCCCGCTACGGGCGCCCCGTGCGGTTTAATCGATTCGGACGGTGACGGGATTTTCGACCACCTCGACGCCGTGCACGACGGAGGGGGTGTTGAAGATGACGGAGGCGGGAACTGCGCGATCGCCGGAACCGGTAGCGGCAAAGGAAGCCTCGCCGGACTCCTGCTCGCGTATTCTCTCATACCCGCAAGCATCCTTGTACGCAGGAAGATGAGGAGTTAG